Below is a window of Electrophorus electricus isolate fEleEle1 chromosome 1, fEleEle1.pri, whole genome shotgun sequence DNA.
TCTGTTCGTCAGTCGAGCTGTCAGTTCTGGTCTGTCCACCACTAGCCgctaagccccgccccctcaggGGAGAATGATCAACCCCAGCAGTTTTCTGGCTGCATGCTGTGCCTCCAACAACCTCCCCAATCCcatccccacctccacccccccgACCCGCCCCCCGGCCTGCTTACCCTCTGTAGTCTGGGAGGGGAGTTAATTACACAGCTGAGTGAGTAGTGGGCTCCGTCTGGCCTTATCAGACGGACTTAACTGGAGCGGACAGACGACAACATTCCTCTGTGTCAGCAGTGTGGGCCACAGTACGTCTGCTGTCCCCAAGCACAGGAGTGCACGTGAACACATTGCATGTGCACAAGCGCACACGTGAAGACATCATATGAACCTATTACACATCACGTGCACGGGAGTGCTCATGAATACATCACGCATTACACGAGCATATCATGTGTGCTAatactgaatgaacacacactgtgtgacCACAGGCAGTGGTTTGTCACATGCACTGCATGAGATTACAGAGTTCAACGCTCCTCCCCCCTTTAATAACAGTCCTTATACTGAGAAAAAGAAGTAATGTGTagatgactctctctctctctctctctctgacagggaGCAGATCATGTTTCCTCTACACTTTGCGGGCATGCTGGGAAGGTTCGATGTGCAGGCACATGTGGAGGGCGGGGGTCGCTCAGCACAGGCTGGTGCTCTCCGGCTCGCCATCGCACGGGCACTGCTCAGCTTTGTCTCTACCCCCGCGGAGGTGGAGACCATAAGGCAAGGTATGTTAGACactccatctctcacacacacacacaatcttacacacacactcaggagcGTAGACTACTGTACTACATAGACACTGAACACTAGAAGCTTCGTGCGCTGCAGGTACACAGTGGTTTGATTTTTATATCCTGTTTAATAGAAAGAAAACGTTAAGACATATTTATCTTGAATCAAATGTCCATGTCAAATGAGCTCCATCTCTCACTGTACTGGTTTTGTGCTCTTATGGACATAACATGAATAAATAGATATTTGAATGCTTCAAACCTATGTGCTTTTTATTTCTAGAATAATCAAATGTCACATATGGCCAGTTttaacaacactaacacacacacagacactctctcacacacacgctcctaGTCCTGCTTTCTATGAGGTACAAAGACCATGAAGTGTCTGCTGGcaaatacaaagtaaaaaaataaaataaaaaaagatttgcaAAATGGACTTTGTGCTTTCAGCGGGCTTGCTGACGGCTGACCCCAGGATTAAGGAGCGACAGAAACCAGGCCAGGCAGGCGCCCGCAAGAAGTACACCTGGAAAAAACGTTGAACACTAGGGGGCACCTGGAGCAGAGCGCAGAGTGATAAACCGACTGGAAGTGACTTCAAGTCCCAAGCAGAACCCACGTTCATATACAGATCAGGCGTCATTACTGTTAAAAATACACTGAATCCATCAGAATAATTGGGGCTTGTTACGTTGCTCTACATTATGCATTGTGCATACGGTGTATTCCAATAAACCAAATGTTTCCTATATTGTGTGTTGATCTTCCCAGTGTGTCGTGCTGCGTTTGTGCCACCAGAGGGCGACCTCAGTCTTGTTTAGTGTCGAGCTGTAACTAGAACTACCGCTGTAAATGTGTTAAGACAAATCCAACTCAAACACGTTAAACCTTTACGCTTATTGGAGGCGTTTGaatgtattgtgtgttggtATAAAAAACACCGTTGTTACATATGTACTAGTCTCTATGCCTAGAATGTGTTGCTACATAATGCATAATACATAAAAGTGTGTAACAGGTGTGGtagttctttatgttttaggtCATCGAGTTATTCTTGCATTAAacggagaggacagagaaatatttacaaaaacaaataaatgctttttattggcgttgcacatgtgtgtgtgtgtgtgtgtgtgtgtgtgtgtgtgtgtgtatgcctctgaccataacagtgggatgtgtttagtgtgtttagtgAGTGTATTTAGTGAGTGTTGGGCACCGAAGACCCAAACGTCATTTTTTCACGGTGCAAAGTGACACGCGCGCGACCCCGTTGTGCGTCGGCGCGCATCCTCCCGTGAGTGGGCACAGTTCTGCACCAAAGGCGTGCGCACGTCGTTTCGCGTGCGCTAGGTGTGTTTAGGAATGCCAAGAGCAAGAATAGATGTTAAGTCTTGCCGTTCTTTTGATGCCGGTGTTATAATGTTTAGGATCCAGCTGTGAGACTGGTTTGGTGCTCAGGGCTTTGCCTGTTCCGCGGTGTCTTGCTGCGCGGCTGCGTCGCGAAGAGCCAACACGGGTGAGTCCCAGCCTGGTGCATTACACACGATCGCGTATCTGTGGACTATTATACACTGCCAGAGACGATAAATCCAACAGGGTTAATCAAGAGGCGAAAAGAAATTAGTGACGGCATGTGTAGGTATGTGCTGGCTGACGTCCACCCCGTTGTCACTCAAAATATAAGGTGTCATTTTCAAAAGATCcttatagttttaaaatataataatatataattatatagcCAACAGAATACTTGGTACATAAAGATGTTACTACAAAATTGGGGTGTCTGCGAGGACAAGCAGTAATCCTGTGAATCGAAACGGCACGCTGCCTGCAGTCGCGGGTGAAACACTATTTTAGGACTTTATCGCGCTGTCAGAgcttctgttgccatggtgctgCTCTCCGGTCTCCTTGGCAGTGGGGATAGCAATGCCGTGCCGTCGCTCCTCCATGGCATAAAGccctttcttttgtgtgtgtgtgtgtgtgtgtgtgtgtgtgtgtgtgtgtgtgtgtgtgtgtgtgtgtgtgtgtgtgcgcgcgttctGCTTTCAGGACACGGATTCACCCCGCGAAAAGCAGGGCTCCTCTGCGAGCGCGCCTTCTCGTCCGTGTCCATGACAACAGTAAGCGGTCTGTGCATCTTGTAATAGTCTTTACATGCAAGCTGTGGACACGCTGCACGCTCGTGCTCGTGCTCGTGCTCTGCGCTCCTTCTGCTAATTAGCAGCGCGTGCTTGTGTCTGTTCGGCCCGGGAGGTCAGCGTACAGAAACCTACTGGGTCCCTGTCCTGTTGTGTGCTATTTAGATGCAGGGGAGAGGGGACACcatagaggaggaggagagagtccAGACTGCAGCTGCTCGTGCCCGCTAGCGGCCAGGCTGCGCACGCGGTCGTGATGGCCTGCAACGACGACGACAACAGCAGCAGCGGCTGTGGCTTCACGGAGCAGCACGCGCTTAGGAACGTGAGCAAGTTGCAGGCAGAGGCCAGCACGCCCCTGCCCGTGGCTCTCCGCGTGGCCCTGTGTGCTGTAATGGTGGTGATCATCACCGTGGGCTTCTTGGGAAACGCCGTGGTCTGCCTGATAGTCTACCAGAAGGCCGCCATGCGCTCCGCCATCAACCTGCTACTGGCCACGCTGGCCTTCACCGACATCATGCTGTCGCTCTTCTGTATGCCTGTAACCGCCGTCACCGTAGTGGCCGGCGACTGGCGCTTTGGCCCGGAGTTCTGCCGTGTCACGGCCATGCTCTATTGGCTCTTCGTGCTGGAGGGCGTTGCCATCCTTCTGATTATCAGCGTGGACCGTTTTCTCATCATCGTGCAGCGGCAGGACAAGCTGACGCCCGGTCGGGCGCGGCTGCTGATCTCTGCCTCCTGGCTGCTGTCCTTCTGCCTGGCCCTGCCTTCTACGGCTGGCCGCCGCACCCCGGGAAGCCCGGGACACAGGCCGGGCTGCGTCCTGGGTTACGTGGAGTCTCTGCCCGAGCGTGGCTACACGGTCTTGCTGGCGGCGGCCGCCTTCCTGGTGCCCATGGCCGTCATGCTGTTTGCCTACCTGCGGATCCTCAATGCCGTGCGTCGCAACGCCATGCGCGTGCGGAACCACGCATGCCCTGCGGCTGGCCTGGCGGGCAAGACGGGCCTGTCCGCTCCACGGCGCCTCCCACAGCCCAGCGTGGATGTCAGCTTTAAGACGCGTGCCTTCAccaccatcctcatcctcttcctggGCTTCTCTGCCTGCTGTCTGCCGCACACTGTGCTCGGCCTCCTGGCTGCTTTCAGCCGGCGGTTCTACCTGAGTCCCCAGTTCTACCCTGCCGCTGTGGGAGCGCTGTGGCTTAGCTACCTGAAGGCCGCGTTCAACCCCGTCATCTACTGCTGGCGCATCCGCAAGTTCCGGGAGGCGTGTGAGGAGTTTGTGCCGGGTCACTGCAGGCTCCCACGTCTCCCTGGCCGTGGACGACGGCGCGTGCGTCCATGTAGCATCTACGTCTGCACAGAGACCCAGTCGGCCATGTAAGCCCAGTCCCACAGAGACCCAGTCGGCCTCCACCCTGCGCACACACCAATGAACTCCATTGAACAAGGTGACACGGACTTTATCTCTTTGCTAACGTTTTAAAAGCCAAAAATTCACATCGGACCAGAGCTGGAATTCCTGAAAGCACACGAAGACCTTTGTTAAGCTGCTAGTGTGAATGAGCCTTTTGAACAGATCGCTAACATGAACTGAACACAGCGATGCTCGAGAGCTCCTTCATCTCTCATTTGGAATGTATTTACATAACCAgcgcgtgcacatgcacgtTTAGTGATTAAAGAGGAAAAGCATATCGGATTCACGTATTGAAGTCTGCTGCTTCATCTGAGCTTTCTGTAACTGACCACAGCTCCATGGCATCCTGGAATAAGCAGGAGGGTCCCACTCAGACCCCTGGACAAGCTGGGAGCACATGTAAGGTGGAAGGAACCAGTCCAAGAGCCCTGGAGCACCAGTAACAAGCATAGTCATGTTTATTAAAACGGttgtcttttacatttttgtacattCCACTTGCACTGGCATTGATGTACAAAGCAACAAACGATAATAAATACAGTATGTACAGCTGAGCACATGTGCATCTAAAAATTCTTGAGTCATTAGAAAGAGGCAGAAGCCCAACTGCACTTTTTGACCAGAGGACTGAAGTTCCGTGTTCTTTATAGGTAGTCCGGGACAGGAAAGTAGAAATTTAATTACATACGACCAGGATAACAGCTACGCAACAACCCCGAAAGAAGCTTCTTGGCCCCTGACGTTTTGAAGCATCGCAAACTGAACGAGGCATCGTAAGAGGCCAGGACCTGAAGCCACCTCAACGTCCACCCCAGTGGTTAAGACGACCAATAAAACTAGTGTATCTGGAAAAATGGGCCAGAGATTTTACATGTTGGAAACAAGTTGCACAAAACCCTACATGGGTCACGTGTGTTCTGATGGGAAAAGCCACTGGAAGGCATGTTTCAATGAATTTTTAATTAGTCTTGTTTCTTTGCTGTGGACATGTagttcattgtttcatttatgaaAAGCTGAAATTTCATACAAATTCAACAGTAACTGGTGTTTATTTCCAGTTGAATATATttgagtttttttcccccttcatttCTGAACAGCACCTTCTGCTGTGATAATGCTAAACCCCCAATAAACTGACCCCTATTGTGAGCCAGCGTGTGTTTCTTCTGGAGTAGAGCTGGTTTAGGAACAGTCCATGAGCCAGTAGCATTGTCTCTTCAACAGCAGATGAACGTCTGTACTGTTCCCAGGTCAGTCTCGGGTTGCATTAATATTGACAGTGTAGGCAGTGTTCGTTCTGTGTGCGAGATTTTCAAGAGGCCCTTCAGCAGGGCTGGTGTCCTAATCACACCCCTAATCTGGACCTGTCTGACTCCTTCAGATTAACATAACCCAAGCACCCCTCTaacagtacacatgcacatcacatcTTGGAAATGTGACATCCTTTTCAAAAACACTCAAATAGCGGGTGCCATGTTATTTTGCAAGATCCCATCTCCTTTTTGACATTCTATACCTTAAAATTACAAATTCAATAAGAAAAATACTCATCACTTTGATCAGAAATTAGTTACAGTTTAGACTTGTTAAGACACAGGATGACAGATCTCAGACATGACCCTGTACACGTGGAGGGACCACAGAGGGGCTGATGGGAAGGGGcaggtctctcacacacgcacacacgcgcacgtaaTAACAAGTGCCAGAATCTGTCATCGTGTTCAACATGAATTCTGAAACAGAAGACCTCATCATGTCAAGATGACGTGTGCAGTCGTTTGCTGGGGACAGACACGTCTTCAGAGCAGGACGGTTCACATATCCTTCTCAAGATGTGCTTATCTTGAAACCAAAGTAATATGATTTATAGTATATACACCACACATATTACAATATAGTATTGTAACTGAATTAAAAGACTAAGTGTTTTCACAAAAGATGATCTGGTCATGAGTCCCTTTTATCCATATTATGTCTGCAGTTAAGTTTTATACAACTTTACCAGGACGACTTACTGATTCTGAAACTGCTACAGAAACGTCACTTTCACTCTGCGAGTAGAGATGAAAAGAACTTTGCTGTTaaagttaataaaatgtaaaaaaagcaAAGTCTTTTGCTTACAGCATTAACAAGCGCTTTTGTGTGCATGACGAGACTAAGACAGGAGCCTCTCTTTAACGTCCAAGCCATCAGTGGATACAGTGGTTTCATCGGATTTGGTAATGGTTAAAtcgttaccatggaaaccaccCCGGACACTGTCACCCTGGATCATGACTCCTGCTGGATGACGTAAAGACATGCAGACTTCCAGTAGAAGGTCCTGAAGCATCCCACCAGACGCGGGACCCCACGTTACGGGGTACAGCGGTGGACTGAATCATCAACAGATCTCCagaactataaaaaaaataaaccagctCAACAGGATATCAGTgttgagaacacacacacacacggagtggGGAGTGTGAATGAACAGGTTCTCATACACAATCACCCGCGcccacacttgcacacaccatCTCtacacccctccctctccttttacatgtacatgcataAACCGGCCCTGATCACCGTTACCCACGATGCAGTGTCCATGCGCCTGTGCCTCAGACACCACCCACGTGCCCTTCAGCTGTCCGGGGGCGGGGCGGTCAGCTGCTGTTCCCCGGAGGGCAGCCGAGCCCTAGACGACTTCACGTGTGGTTGCTGGTGTGGGTGCGGTCTAGCCGCCGCTTGATGGGCGTGTCCTGAAGCTTCTGGGCGGCACAGTGGGTGTGTACGGGCGTGCCTCCGGGAAGGCACATGCACTCCGGATCCCTGAAGGTGTTGTGGCACAGATGGCAGCCCTTCTTCTCTGACATGAGGATGGGGCCACCCCGATACTTTAGCTGGGCGTGTGGGCGtggcagagcgagagagagagagagagcgagagagagagagagagagagagagagagcgagagacacacaTTTAGTGCTGTCCAGTCAGGTCACTTTCATGCAGCTTTTAAGAACAAAGGTGCAAGGAAATGGAGATTAAtggtaatgttcatgttatactTTGGCAATAAAAATTCTGATTATATTTGGGAGttgggcagggggggggggtgtcctagTAGTACATGACCATATGATGTTTGACACATTTTTTTAGTTCATCTGGGTAAAATCTTTTTCTTGAAATCAAGGGCAGCAGAATTCCAGCCTGAATGTCCGTTCACCTGCCGGGGCCACACCTACTGTGAACTCACCCTGTCACGGTGTAGCTGCAGGTTCTCCGCTCGGGCGAGCCCCAGTGCAACCTGGGTGGTCCGGCAGGCATGCACGCTCGCCCTCAACGCCCCGCACAGGAAGGGGTGTAGCAACCCCAGAGACCACGCCTCTGGGAGGAGTTTTAAAACCTGCACTGCGTCGAAAACTTCGGAATGGCGGTTGAGCAAGTCCACGGCCTCCACAGCCCGCGGTCCACCAGGCATGTCCGGGTCGAGATATCTGCCCAGAAGATGGTGGTAGAGGCGGCGGCGATGGGCGTGGCCACGGGCCGCCGAAGCCCAGGTGCAGTAGTCCTCGGCGGCCGTGGTGTCTCTGAGCTGGTGAACCAGGATGTGCAGGGCTGTGTCATGCTCGTCCAGTTTACCGTGCAGTATGGCCCTTTCCACCAGCAACAGCTCTGAGTCCTGCAATTTACCTgtcacgacacacacacatcagtatcGCAGAAGGCCAATATTGTAATAAGGTTCATCATACAATTGTGGCACCCCCAGaagaggggtggggaggagggaggagtcACCTAGCAGCAGCTGCACTCTGTACAAGCTGGACTCCCTCAGCAAGTGCTGCAGTTTTGTGCGGGCAGAGGCCAGGTGCTCCCGGGTGTCCGCAGGCCGAGACAGGAGCCCCAGCACCTGGTCGGCGTACAGCACGGCCAGGTGGGTGTGGTACTTCTCTCTCTGAGCGCGGGAACACACAGCGTATGAAGCCTGATCAACACTGACCACAGATCCTAACCAGGTAAGGGTCTATTTTTCAAAAACTTGGATAAAAGTACATCATTATTCTGTTTTAATATGCcacaaagtggaaaaaaaaaaaaattattattttttttaaagcagaaaaaCCTGTGACAGTTGTCACAGAAGCACCGGCATTACCTCAGGAAGAGTGCACGACATACCTGAACTTTGCGCTCCAGCACCAGGTGCTCCAGGTACAGCAGGAGGGCTCTGTGGTGCTTCTGCAGGTACGTGATCACGTCATCTGCGTTCAGCAGCTCTTTGGAGATGGGCCTCTTAGTGAAAATCTGAACCCCAATCTGTAAGAAAGACAAcgacacatgcacaaagactGACTATTTCAGTCGGCATTACCTGCTTGGTTTGCCAAGGTAATGTAAGGTAATGTAATAGTTAGATAACCTCTCCACAGCTAAGTTCTCACCGCACTGAAAGAGTCAGTTATTCATGAGGTAGTACCACAGCTGTTGAGACAATACTACACTACTGCAATTTAATTTGGACAGGTGCGGTAACGTGTGAAATGCGTGCAGATACGCGTGGGCACGGTAACACATGCCAACACGTATGGGCGCGTAACGCCTGCAACGTGTGCAAACGTCACCTTCTGGTCCTTCTGAAGGGCCCAGTCTGCATACTTCCACACCAGGTCCAGGTTGGGGCAGCGGCTCAGGAAATCCACAATGTACTGGAAGAGGTTGGTGCACGTGGGGTCACACAGGTCTCCATTAACCACTCGCACCCACAGCTGCAAATCATACACACTCACGTCACTGCTGAAGCGACACATCTCAGCAAGGCATTCCAGCTTGTCAAACTTGCTGCTGGACTGTAAACAGAAGCCTCGGAAACTGCTTTTACACCATCTTGGCTAACCATCAGCATCTAGACAGTTGGATTAGAGAGTATTCTTCACACAGGCAAAGCTAAGGTCAGCACTTCCTGTCTGGGCTGAGATCTTACCTGCAGTGCGACTGCATCCTGACCATTGTAGTGATAGAGAATCCCAAGTGCAAAGTACCTGAGAGCCAACAGAAAGGCCATTAGCCcggaacgaacacacacacagctcaacaaGACCAAGCTACTGTTCAGCGGTAGCATTTATGAGCATTTTATCTATGCgctgtcatggcaacagcaAGATTCTTCAAACATATAGAGTATTAGGACACCCAACCATCCATCAGTCTGCACATCAAATTAAACAAacggaaaaacaaaacagcggCACCTCAGGGTTCAACTGTAGGGCCGATCACATTCTTACACCAGCAAATCCAACAGGGCAGCAAAGTACATAACCAGACAACCGTTGGTGATTTGATTACTGGCACCACAGAAGGTTACAACAGAAAAGAAGCCAATGTGCTTTAAGCATCTAGGCTGAGTTCAGAGCAACCTCAGTCTTCTGGTTAGTAACACCACAGCAGGATGAATACTTCAGGCCACATTTCATCTGAAGTGTTCACCATGGTGGTTTTTGTAACAATATgtaataaaacagaacaaacaaaccatttttTATACAACCTTTTTATTCTGTAAGAATGCTaagaaaaaggtttttgaaTAACAAAGCACTACTGTAAACAGCTCTAGACAAGAGGCATGATATAGCCATAATATTTTCTAAATTGAGCCTTTCCTGCCGCTACAAGCATTTGTGTCGCCGCTGACCTGTGGTGCTTCTCCAGCCAGGGGGCGCTGTCAGCCAGCAGACAGGCATTCTCCGAGGCCAGCAGGTCCAGCAGGCTATCGTGACCCGCCTCAGCGTAAAGTTTCAGCAGCGCTGTGTCCACATCCTCGCGGAAGCCATTGGCGGCCTCGCCGGCTCGCGCCTCGCGCAGGTAGCCGATGAGGAAGTGCTTACAGCGCTCGACCTTTTCCGGGTCTCCCTGCGCCAGCTGGCTGAGGTCAGCGAACTCGTGCAGAGGAGGCTGGCAGCGCGTAAACGAGGACGAGGCGGGCAGCAACAGCGGGTACAGGGAGATCAGCTCACGCACGTCCAGCTGCCCTCTCCTGTCAGGCAGAGGGCACTGTGAGGAACCCACGTCTGTTCGTGGACGGCCACTACCCCGAGAACTTTGGTGGCCACCACATCCTGCCACACCTCATATGACAGCCAGGCATGTTGAAATGGGATTTGGAATAAAATCTGGAATGTGACGAGATCTACAGGCGTAGGGTTAGCATGACTTGTGCCTGGCATCAGATTTCAAACAATCTTCAACTGGCACAACGTGTCTCTTCTGTTTCCAGTGAATAAATTTTTAAATGCCAAGACATTTAATTACAAGATGATTGTCCAAATGGCATCAGCAAACTACCGAAGGAAAGCGtttttaatttagaaattagACGTCACATCACTCTCAATTCATCCTTAACAGTAAGAGGAAAGCATCAGACGCCAATGCGACACTGGAAGTCTGTGATTGTGTTATATTAGTTCCTGCAGCACTACAGACATGGTAGATTAAGTCATGGTCAAACAtgtttctgttcctctgtgGTTTATACAGGGACAGGTGCACAATTAACTGTTAATTAACTGCCTTCAATCAGCTTCTGGATCATCTGGGCATGAGTGGCATCTAACAGTGTTAATTACACGACACAATGAGGCACTTCATTCACCTAAAATGCTCTTTCGCTTCGGAGAACTGCAGCTGCCCAAACTGGATGAATCCTGCTTGCTGGAGAATTCGTTTGTGTAACatctggagaggaggagagcgagagagacattCGTTCAGCGGTGGCGCAGATGGCAGGGCCGCCCCGTCGTGCCGCTTCCCGACGGATCACCTGGAACTTGTCTTTGGGAATGTTTCTCTGCGCGCCCTCCGTGAGGACAAGCGCCTCCTCCACGCGGCGGCTGGCCAGCAGGTCCTGGATCTGGGTCTCCAGGGGCAGAGGCACCAGCACGAACACTGCCTTTGTGGAGGCCAACAGCACCTTCCCTGAGAGATGCACAGACGAAGGAAGGCGTTAGCTGCACAGTTCCGCATACACACTGAGCAAATGACTGACCGTGTTCATCAAGACCTTTCAGGTGCTCTGGTTCTTGTGTGTCAGTACTGGATTTAGTGTTTTCAGTTCCAGGTTTCTGGATATGAAAAATACACGAGATTTTGCAACAAAGACAATGCAGGCTACAGAAAAGccaacaaatgttttttgttcacTGGTACTAAAGTTGATAAGCCCGTGTGTTGAGTCATCTCGGGTGCTCTATGATGATTCTGAGCTCATAACCTCTATGCAAACTGGTGTAAACACCTCTGTAGACACTACTTCTGTCAATGAGCTCATACATGTGTTTAATTctataatataaaaacactgGAATGTTCCACTTGTACTAGCAGGCTACTCTGACTAAGGTCCTACTTAGAATGactattttgtgtttacataaaGCAGAGTTTTCCTGGAATACCATCATATCCAAACGGTACAGCATCCGGTCCTACTGCACATTCGCCAGTGGGCTCAACCCCAGGCACGCCGTGAGCCGCAGAGGGGTACTACAGACTCCAgccagaggaagagaggtgggGGAAATGAGAAAAATTCAAAAGTAGGTCAGCGGTAGATGACCTTGTGTGGCGGTACGACAGCAACGGCAGAGGTGCTCACGGTATGCAAGCCTTGAGCGAGGTGCTACGTTAATATAAAGGACCAGGCGTATTCAGAGAGGACACAGCAGGATGTCAGGCCTGATGGTGGAGGCACTCTGCACCAACAATGGTGACAAAGGCACAGCACAGGGCTCGCAAACCAACTACACTTAAGTCAAATGTAAACCAGTAGAAAGGTATTAGGAGATCAGAAAAGAGCTTACCACGctaagccaaaaaaaaaaactgagaatGACTTGCTACACCATCAAAACATGGGAAAATTAAACAGGGAGAAGGTGTCTTCTTTTGGCACTGAAATGTCTGGTACTTGCCCCCAAATTGTATTTGATCGTATTATATCTTGTATTTGATGGTATGATATCTTAGAGTACCTCTCAGTCTAGGATTCAGCACTCACTCTTGGTTTTGAAAGGATCTGGACTTATGGGTATTTTTGGATACTTTTCTGAGTAGACAGCTAAGCATTTTTCTAAAGACAGCACGATACCAGTTTTTCTGGTACCGATCTGATATAATATTGCCCAATATTGATACAGATccaatattttttcattaaaagccaCCATTGAGCTGTAGTTTAGTTGGGGAAACTGATATATCATATGCTATTTTACAGATGTCATGCATGGATGACAGATACTCTTATTATAAAATTACAAATtataaaaaactaaacaaaaacaattattacaagactgaaatattaatttttttccttccattgcCTTTCACTCAGTGTCTCTCTTGTGAGATGATGTTTACTGCCTTGGTCATCACCTGCTTGGTTCTCAAATttacgcatgcacgcacactcttTCATTGTCTATGCTCAGTACATCTGcctgactcactcactcactcctgaaAGCTATGTTGTAGTTTGTCTGCATTTTGTCTGATTTCTGAATGCGACTAATTCCACATCGACTTAATAACCttctgtttttgtgaatttcagCGGTGAACTGCTGttctacacaccaaacactaaGTGAGCACGCATGACAAGTACTATACACCAGGCACACCAATACTGGCTCTGGTTATGTCAGCTTTCTGCTGCTGTCTCCTTTTCACGGCCCTGAATTTCTTTAACTCAACGGTCAAACTGGAAACGTCACCgtttatttctttaaagaaCGGATTAATAGATCAATTCACAGCTGATCTTGGATATGGCAGTGCTAAAACACAATTTTGTCAACTTTAAATACTCCCACTAGTCTGTTCCCCACATTGTGCATCACACTGACAGCAATGGAAATCACACTGTGTGAGTGCCTGGATTTGCATCTGAATGTAACAGTTTAATTGTTATGGGAAGACAACGCTGCTTAAACTACAGCAGTCTACAAACTGTGCTCAAACAAGCCCAATTGTCATCATGTGACCTGCTAAAACTACTCTGGCTGTCATCACATGTGCTGCATTGCTGGAAAAGCACTGATGTGCTATTGTCATGCTGAGTTTGTGATGGTATTTGATTTGAAATTTGATATTGGCCCGATTCCGATACGGGATATCGGACTGGTGCCATCTCTACACTTTTGTAAGCCGCTCTAGATAAGAACATCCAATAAGAATGGGACCTCACAAAACTCG
It encodes the following:
- the LOC113574026 gene encoding high-affinity lysophosphatidic acid receptor-like; protein product: MACNDDDNSSSGCGFTEQHALRNVSKLQAEASTPLPVALRVALCAVMVVIITVGFLGNAVVCLIVYQKAAMRSAINLLLATLAFTDIMLSLFCMPVTAVTVVAGDWRFGPEFCRVTAMLYWLFVLEGVAILLIISVDRFLIIVQRQDKLTPGRARLLISASWLLSFCLALPSTAGRRTPGSPGHRPGCVLGYVESLPERGYTVLLAAAAFLVPMAVMLFAYLRILNAVRRNAMRVRNHACPAAGLAGKTGLSAPRRLPQPSVDVSFKTRAFTTILILFLGFSACCLPHTVLGLLAAFSRRFYLSPQFYPAAVGALWLSYLKAAFNPVIYCWRIRKFREACEEFVPGHCRLPRLPGRGRRRVRPCSIYVCTETQSAM
- the tgfbrap1 gene encoding transforming growth factor-beta receptor-associated protein 1 homolog, encoding MSVKAFELVPAVEWEQLTAEKARAAVECIECCGEHLYVCTSDCVLHHFLLEARTTAKGRHTYRTQKLLQKVLNSKKPAAELKAASALDRLVVLCDAAISLVDMLTLEAVPSGGAKLRGVTAFSVNENPVTGDAFCVEMAVVSARRRAVHICTVHEDRVQVLKEVVTPEQPCALAMDGYFLCLALPMQYMILNYSTGVSQDLFPYNSQERKPIVKRIGREEFLLAAPGGLGMFANAEGISQRAPVSWSEGVLAAAVCFPYVVALDEGFVTVHSMLDQQLKQTLSFREGHVLQDFEGKVLLASTKAVFVLVPLPLETQIQDLLASRRVEEALVLTEGAQRNIPKDKFQMLHKRILQQAGFIQFGQLQFSEAKEHFRRGQLDVRELISLYPLLLPASSSFTRCQPPLHEFADLSQLAQGDPEKVERCKHFLIGYLREARAGEAANGFREDVDTALLKLYAEAGHDSLLDLLASENACLLADSAPWLEKHHRYFALGILYHYNGQDAVALQLWVRVVNGDLCDPTCTNLFQYIVDFLSRCPNLDLVWKYADWALQKDQKIGVQIFTKRPISKELLNADDVITYLQKHHRALLLYLEHLVLERKVQREKYHTHLAVLYADQVLGLLSRPADTREHLASARTKLQHLLRESSLYRVQLLLGKLQDSELLLVERAILHGKLDEHDTALHILVHQLRDTTAAEDYCTWASAARGHAHRRRLYHHLLGRYLDPDMPGGPRAVEAVDLLNRHSEVFDAVQVLKLLPEAWSLGLLHPFLCGALRASVHACRTTQVALGLARAENLQLHRDRLKYRGGPILMSEKKGCHLCHNTFRDPECMCLPGGTPVHTHCAAQKLQDTPIKRRLDRTHTSNHT